Below is a genomic region from Candidatus Micrarchaeia archaeon.
AAAAGCATGCATCCTTCCTCGGCAAACACTTCGGCTATCGCGGAGCCGAGTCCGCCGCTCGCCTGGTGCTCCTCTACGGATACTGAAAGGCCGCACTTCTTCGCATAAGCCAAAACGGTTTCCCTGTCCATGGGTTTTATGGTGTGCACGTTCACGACCGCGGCTTTCACTCCTTCCTTCTCGAGCATCTCCGCGG
It encodes:
- a CDS encoding transketolase C-terminal domain-containing protein, producing AEMLEKEGVKAAVVNVHTIKPMDRETVLAYAKKCGLSVSVEEHQASGGLGSAIAEVFAEEGCMLFRHGIHNTFTESGEAPELMKKYKLDAQGICEFVKNAKRGAVAKN